The proteins below come from a single Gimesia alba genomic window:
- the waaF gene encoding lipopolysaccharide heptosyltransferase II gives MKIAVFLPNWIGDAVMATPALRAIRHQYPDAEIVTIQRPYVADALDGLDLVDRTISLKSGQNLVSRLQLLQQLRRERFDLSILFPNSFRSAWLAFLAGIPRRVGINRDGRGWLLTDAIPARDKQTPHPAIDEYLRIATFLVEEAQTDSEVSLPLSRTMELAVTEADQKRWKAFLDQQSAEFKSRPLICLNPGGAFGAAKHWPTAHFGELAERIANELDRSVLVVCGPAEKTEALQIVEQANHHLVTSLAAEPLHLGLTKAAIQQAELLVTTDSGPRHFAAPFQVPVVTLFGPTHILWSETYYDRGLHLQLDLDCGPCQQRVCPLGHHRCMKDLRADQVFRAVVSLLDQQNKKAA, from the coding sequence ATGAAAATTGCAGTATTTTTACCAAATTGGATTGGTGATGCTGTGATGGCAACACCGGCACTGCGGGCGATTCGACATCAGTATCCGGATGCTGAAATTGTGACGATTCAGAGACCGTATGTCGCAGATGCCTTAGACGGTTTAGATTTGGTTGATCGTACCATCTCCTTAAAAAGTGGTCAAAATCTTGTCTCCCGTTTGCAACTTTTACAGCAGCTCAGACGCGAGCGATTTGACTTATCAATTCTGTTTCCCAATTCATTTCGTAGTGCCTGGCTCGCATTTTTAGCGGGGATTCCGCGGCGAGTTGGCATTAATCGTGACGGACGTGGTTGGTTGTTAACAGATGCGATTCCAGCCAGAGACAAACAGACGCCTCATCCCGCGATTGACGAATACCTGCGGATTGCCACCTTCCTGGTTGAAGAAGCTCAAACTGATTCAGAGGTCTCTCTGCCTCTCTCCCGAACGATGGAACTGGCAGTGACCGAGGCAGATCAGAAACGTTGGAAAGCATTTCTAGATCAACAGTCCGCTGAATTCAAGAGTCGACCTTTGATCTGTTTGAATCCCGGTGGTGCATTCGGAGCTGCCAAGCATTGGCCCACGGCGCATTTTGGGGAACTGGCTGAGCGAATTGCAAACGAATTGGATCGGTCCGTATTAGTCGTTTGCGGCCCAGCTGAAAAAACAGAGGCGCTGCAGATTGTAGAACAGGCCAACCATCATTTGGTGACATCTCTGGCGGCGGAACCACTTCATTTAGGACTGACAAAAGCGGCAATTCAACAGGCCGAGTTGCTGGTCACAACCGACTCTGGGCCACGGCATTTTGCAGCTCCCTTTCAAGTGCCCGTTGTGACACTGTTTGGTCCCACTCATATTTTGTGGAGTGAAACCTATTATGACCGTGGTTTGCATTTACAGCTGGATCTGGACTGCGGACCTTGCCAGCAGCGAGTGTGTCCCTTAGGGCACCATCGTTGTATGAAAGATCTCCGAGCAGACCAGGTCTTTCGAGCAGTCGTTTCCCTCTTGGATCAGCAGAACAAAAAAGCGGCTTGA
- a CDS encoding glycosyltransferase family 2 protein, whose translation MPGLAVIITTYNWPAALEAVLAGYLSQQRPPDELIVADDGSTQETRTVIDTFRDQAPFPVKHVWHADEGFRAGAIRNRAIQNSEADYIVFTDGDCIPAPWFLQQHQRLADQGWFLSGNRVLLSQHFSQEVLEEKIPIHTWNRLQWFQARRRKQINRLLPLFKIPLGRWYRRRLAKAWEGAKTCNLSAWKEDLLAVNGFDEDYTGWGMEDSDLVLRLIRNGVYHQDARFAAPVFHLWHPENSRDQLEENQRRLQQLIDTDRIQARVGIEQASAG comes from the coding sequence ATGCCTGGACTAGCTGTCATTATTACGACTTACAACTGGCCGGCTGCATTGGAAGCCGTGCTGGCTGGTTATCTCTCGCAACAGCGGCCTCCCGATGAATTGATTGTTGCCGACGATGGATCAACACAGGAAACAAGAACCGTCATTGATACGTTTCGGGATCAGGCACCGTTTCCCGTTAAGCATGTCTGGCATGCAGACGAAGGATTTCGCGCAGGTGCCATTCGGAATCGGGCAATCCAGAATTCAGAAGCAGACTATATTGTTTTCACTGACGGCGATTGTATTCCCGCACCCTGGTTTCTCCAGCAGCATCAGCGACTGGCCGACCAAGGCTGGTTCCTGTCAGGGAATCGGGTTTTGCTGTCACAACATTTTTCGCAGGAAGTGCTAGAGGAAAAGATCCCCATTCATACCTGGAATCGGCTGCAGTGGTTTCAGGCCCGCCGTCGCAAACAGATAAACCGGCTGCTGCCGTTATTCAAAATTCCCTTGGGACGCTGGTATCGGCGACGTCTGGCGAAAGCATGGGAAGGCGCCAAAACCTGTAACCTGTCTGCCTGGAAAGAGGATCTTCTGGCCGTCAATGGGTTTGATGAAGATTACACCGGTTGGGGCATGGAAGATTCTGACTTGGTACTGCGGTTGATCAGAAACGGCGTTTATCATCAGGATGCCCGGTTTGCTGCCCCCGTATTTCACTTATGGCACCCGGAAAATTCGCGTGACCAACTGGAAGAAAATCAACGTCGGCTACAGCAGTTGATAGATACCGACCGCATTCAAGCCAGAGTGGGCATTGAACAGGCTTCAGCAGGGTGA
- a CDS encoding glycosyltransferase family 2 protein, with protein sequence MSLSIIVIVKNEESSIRDCLASVVWADEIIVLDSGSTDQTVGICKEYTDKVYETDWPGFGPQKNRALEYATKEWVLSIDADERISYDLQTEIKRVIQMPKRYDAYSMPRRSNYCGRYMKHSGWWPDRVVRLFRRGKAHFSDDLVHERIIVEGKTGKLKEPIIHESLLTIEQVLNTMNSYSTAGAKMMAEEHQTAGLCKAILHGLWTFLRTYFFRAGFLDGKEGFMLAISNAEGTYYRYLKLMVINRENQKEV encoded by the coding sequence ATGTCGTTATCGATTATAGTCATTGTCAAGAACGAGGAATCATCGATCCGGGATTGCCTGGCGTCGGTCGTCTGGGCGGATGAAATCATTGTATTAGATTCCGGCAGCACCGATCAGACCGTTGGAATTTGTAAAGAATACACAGACAAAGTCTATGAAACGGACTGGCCTGGTTTCGGCCCGCAGAAAAACAGGGCTCTCGAATATGCGACCAAAGAGTGGGTGCTTTCGATCGATGCAGACGAGCGAATTTCATACGATCTGCAAACAGAAATCAAACGTGTGATCCAGATGCCCAAGCGGTATGATGCCTATTCCATGCCTCGGCGTTCTAATTACTGTGGCCGCTACATGAAACACAGCGGTTGGTGGCCAGACCGCGTCGTGCGTTTGTTTCGAAGAGGGAAAGCGCATTTCAGTGATGACCTGGTTCACGAACGAATCATCGTGGAAGGCAAAACCGGAAAATTAAAAGAGCCGATCATTCACGAATCGTTATTGACCATCGAGCAGGTCTTAAACACCATGAATTCGTATTCCACCGCTGGTGCAAAAATGATGGCCGAGGAGCATCAAACTGCAGGCTTGTGTAAAGCGATCCTGCATGGTTTGTGGACCTTTCTCCGAACCTATTTCTTCCGTGCCGGTTTTCTGGATGGCAAGGAAGGATTCATGCTGGCGATTTCGAATGCTGAGGGAACGTATTATCGGTATCTGAAACTGATGGTGATCAATCGCGAGAATCAGAAAGAAGTCTGA
- a CDS encoding BUD32 family EKC/KEOPS complex subunit: MKLSDFHREEHFRFKLFDDSATYTTIRCLKEEDLRSVWLIDIPERGLTTLKRWPISWKLRWKSLFKQSQPQRQISGAWKLLTAGINTPQPVTPVYRAGDFFQLEMPFIEGATVFDLLNSGESYSHAEQCLIARELGEIVRKLASTHLRHRDLKLENVVVKPANQVQQKPTLWLIDPVGIRNCLSPLTAIVYMLDRLAIQPIHERIPLPTSLQIICIRSAVNSIPRRQRKLLFQKLRKQLQSSTRETGPLND, translated from the coding sequence GTGAAATTGTCTGATTTCCATCGCGAAGAACATTTCCGCTTCAAATTGTTCGATGACAGTGCCACTTATACGACAATTCGCTGTCTTAAAGAAGAAGACTTACGTTCCGTATGGCTGATCGATATTCCTGAACGTGGCCTGACAACTCTGAAACGCTGGCCGATCTCCTGGAAACTCCGCTGGAAATCACTTTTCAAACAGTCACAACCTCAACGTCAGATTTCGGGTGCCTGGAAATTATTGACCGCTGGCATCAATACCCCTCAACCTGTGACTCCCGTTTATCGTGCCGGAGATTTTTTTCAATTGGAAATGCCATTTATCGAAGGGGCTACCGTATTTGACCTGTTAAATTCTGGCGAAAGTTACTCTCATGCCGAACAATGTTTGATCGCCAGAGAGCTGGGAGAGATTGTTCGAAAACTTGCGTCAACTCATTTACGACATCGCGATTTGAAATTGGAAAACGTGGTCGTCAAACCCGCGAATCAAGTTCAACAAAAACCAACCCTCTGGCTGATTGACCCTGTCGGAATCCGTAACTGCCTGTCCCCACTCACTGCCATCGTATATATGCTCGACCGGCTGGCCATTCAGCCCATTCACGAACGAATCCCGCTCCCGACTTCACTGCAAATCATTTGTATACGTTCTGCCGTTAATTCAATCCCGCGCAGGCAGCGTAAACTCCTTTTTCAGAAATTGCGAAAACAACTTCAAAGTTCGACCCGAGAAACAGGGCCACTGAATGATTGA
- a CDS encoding PfkB family carbohydrate kinase has translation MSYHLINTIQKLGHPKILVLGDLILDRYTWGNAERISQEAPVILLREDTQEVRLGGAANVANMLIGLESEVTMAGVTGTDMDGTVVRDELIEKGIDCTAIVADASRPTTVKQRFMGRAQQRHPHQILRVDREVNTPLDQTTTDTLLNIILPMIPDHQAILVSDYAKGVCTPKILATVLEEARRVGVPVIVDPCPGREYQIYSGATAITPNRLETSRAVGFEVKSKDDAFRAGKKLCHDLNLEYVFVTLDSDGIALTQSDGTTELLPTRKREVYDITGAGDMVLATIGVGSAAGIAPADLARLANVAGGLEVEQIGVVTISREEMLADLLMGSRVTSEKVLPLEELQRHIQARQKLGQKVVLTNGCFDVMHVGHVSYLEQAAAEGDCLIVAVNSDDSVRTLNKGPDRPIFGQTHRASMLAALEGIDYVIIFDETTPCELIQQLKPDLLVKGGTYEKEEIVGWEIVEAYGGEVKALGVTPGISTTQVLGIIRSNQETESAASSSNSPIEPPKRKAG, from the coding sequence ATGTCCTATCATTTAATCAATACTATTCAAAAATTAGGTCATCCCAAGATTCTGGTACTGGGTGATTTGATTCTGGATCGATATACCTGGGGAAATGCAGAACGGATCAGCCAGGAAGCACCTGTAATTCTGTTGCGGGAAGATACTCAAGAAGTTCGGCTGGGAGGGGCAGCGAATGTTGCCAATATGCTGATCGGTCTTGAATCGGAAGTAACAATGGCAGGGGTGACTGGCACCGATATGGATGGAACTGTCGTCAGGGATGAGCTCATCGAGAAAGGCATTGATTGCACGGCAATCGTTGCTGATGCCAGCCGTCCAACTACTGTCAAACAACGATTTATGGGGCGCGCTCAACAGCGGCACCCACATCAGATCCTGCGTGTCGATCGCGAAGTAAATACACCCCTTGATCAAACAACAACAGATACATTACTCAATATCATTTTGCCAATGATTCCAGATCATCAGGCCATTCTGGTTAGTGATTACGCGAAAGGAGTCTGCACTCCCAAAATCTTAGCCACGGTGTTGGAAGAAGCGAGACGAGTCGGAGTTCCTGTGATCGTTGATCCTTGCCCTGGTCGTGAATACCAGATTTATTCTGGCGCGACGGCGATCACCCCTAATCGACTGGAAACATCGCGGGCCGTTGGCTTTGAAGTGAAATCAAAAGACGATGCATTTCGTGCTGGCAAAAAATTATGCCATGACCTGAATCTGGAGTATGTGTTTGTTACACTTGACAGTGACGGCATTGCATTAACCCAGTCAGATGGTACTACCGAACTATTGCCGACACGTAAGCGCGAAGTGTATGACATTACTGGTGCTGGTGACATGGTCCTGGCTACGATTGGTGTCGGGAGCGCTGCAGGAATCGCTCCTGCAGATCTGGCGCGTCTGGCCAATGTTGCCGGCGGTCTGGAAGTGGAACAGATTGGTGTCGTCACAATCAGTCGTGAGGAGATGCTGGCTGACCTCCTGATGGGATCGCGGGTTACCAGCGAAAAAGTACTTCCTCTGGAAGAGTTGCAGCGGCATATACAAGCCCGTCAAAAACTGGGACAGAAGGTCGTGCTCACAAATGGGTGTTTTGATGTGATGCATGTCGGGCATGTTTCCTATCTGGAGCAGGCAGCCGCTGAGGGAGATTGTCTGATCGTTGCCGTCAACAGTGACGATAGTGTCCGAACCTTAAATAAAGGCCCCGATCGCCCGATCTTTGGCCAGACGCATCGGGCATCGATGCTGGCTGCCTTAGAGGGCATTGATTACGTTATCATTTTTGATGAAACAACGCCTTGTGAGTTAATTCAGCAACTCAAGCCGGATTTACTGGTCAAAGGCGGAACGTATGAAAAAGAAGAAATCGTTGGTTGGGAGATCGTTGAGGCTTATGGCGGCGAAGTCAAAGCCCTTGGAGTCACTCCCGGAATTTCTACAACTCAAGTTCTCGGAATCATTCGCAGCAATCAGGAAACAGAATCTGCTGCCTCTTCTTCCAATTCCCCCATTGAACCTCCGAAACGAAAAGCCGGATGA
- a CDS encoding glycosyltransferase family 87 protein codes for MSSFEQKSLFFKSPQVEEASGKIWLKRALILWAVLWIAVSVKFVVQPEKKSVYPCFADSSINWWADHSLYDNETQKTGFRYSPTFALAFSPFAILPATLGGILWSALNIVLLVFALRLLVKEIFPGEWTKFQEACFLTLSLAGCTRAIWSAQSNSLVFALAVFAVVSLKKERWWAAAFLLAAAVHIKLWPAALALLLMARFPRQLSVRFAAAGAILVVPPFLTRPLPVVLQQYQDWYALLTGPYRTLRQAGLRDAYTIAEHFGTYVDDRVYTILQLGLAGLALFWCLRLATIARTPEAYFTGVLMTWVCWQLLAGPGTERLTFLLAAPIASWALIVSLKEHCYPSLAAIAWLMLIPLGTGGVERLLLPVASWSPALLPLGIIPLMAWQIVYLESRAGQSLAIQEIERSDHLQNQDPSWAA; via the coding sequence ATGAGTTCATTCGAACAAAAATCATTGTTTTTCAAATCACCCCAGGTCGAAGAAGCATCCGGCAAAATCTGGCTCAAACGAGCTTTGATTCTCTGGGCGGTGCTCTGGATCGCGGTGAGCGTGAAATTTGTCGTCCAGCCAGAGAAAAAATCGGTATACCCCTGCTTTGCCGATTCTTCAATTAACTGGTGGGCTGACCACAGCTTGTACGATAATGAAACCCAGAAGACGGGTTTTCGATATAGCCCGACGTTTGCGTTGGCTTTTTCTCCCTTTGCAATTCTGCCTGCCACCCTGGGTGGCATTCTCTGGTCTGCGCTGAATATTGTTTTGCTGGTTTTTGCGCTACGCTTATTAGTCAAAGAAATCTTTCCGGGAGAGTGGACGAAATTTCAAGAAGCCTGTTTTCTAACACTCAGTCTGGCAGGCTGCACGCGTGCCATCTGGTCGGCTCAAAGTAACTCACTTGTTTTCGCGTTAGCAGTTTTCGCGGTGGTCTCTCTGAAAAAAGAGCGTTGGTGGGCAGCCGCTTTTCTGCTGGCCGCTGCCGTCCATATCAAACTTTGGCCTGCCGCCCTGGCGTTGTTGTTAATGGCTCGCTTCCCCAGACAGCTCTCAGTGCGATTTGCCGCCGCTGGCGCAATTCTGGTTGTGCCTCCCTTCTTAACGCGTCCCTTGCCTGTTGTGCTGCAACAATACCAGGACTGGTATGCTTTACTCACGGGACCTTACAGAACACTCAGGCAAGCAGGACTACGCGATGCTTACACCATTGCCGAGCACTTTGGAACGTATGTGGATGATCGAGTTTATACCATTCTGCAACTGGGATTAGCCGGACTTGCTTTATTCTGGTGTCTTAGATTGGCTACAATCGCGCGTACACCCGAGGCATATTTCACAGGCGTTCTCATGACCTGGGTTTGCTGGCAGTTGCTGGCTGGTCCCGGAACAGAAAGACTAACTTTCCTGCTCGCCGCCCCAATTGCGAGTTGGGCGCTCATAGTCAGCCTTAAGGAACACTGCTATCCATCATTAGCGGCAATCGCCTGGCTGATGCTGATCCCCCTGGGTACAGGAGGAGTCGAACGCCTGCTCCTGCCGGTGGCTTCCTGGTCGCCCGCCCTGCTACCACTGGGAATTATTCCTCTGATGGCCTGGCAGATAGTCTACTTAGAGAGCCGAGCCGGGCAGAGTCTGGCAATTCAAGAGATCGAACGTAGTGACCATTTGCAGAACCAGGATCCCTCATGGGCCGCCTGA
- a CDS encoding alkaline phosphatase family protein, producing MVKPLVVINIVGLTHAMLGDQTPHLARLADQGFSKPMGTVLPAVTCSAQSTLLTGLLPRDHGVVANGWYFRELSEVMFWKQSNKLVHGERVYEAAKHIKPDYTTAKMFWWYNMYAPVEWSVTPRPSYPADGRKVFDSYSQPESLKDELQSELGVFPLLKFWGPGADISSSRWIVDASIQVFQDKKPDLTLVYLPHLDYNLQRLGVNDSSINQDIRDIDHEAGRLIQVAQNAGAEVVVLSEYAITDVSKPIHINRILREHGWLQVRKEALGWETLDCGASAAFGVADHQLAHVYIENPHQISDVKSLLEKVDGIEMVLDQSQQVEFGIDHARSGELVVVAAPGAWFTYYFWLDDRVAPDYARTVDIHRKPGYDPVELFIDPQIRFPKLRIARRLAQKKLGFRYYMDLTSLDANLVKGSHGRLPTPGKEETEAPVFISSSKMIERDEIPMTVVKELLLELQFGK from the coding sequence ATGGTCAAACCGTTAGTTGTGATCAATATTGTGGGACTTACCCATGCGATGTTGGGAGATCAAACACCACATCTGGCGCGTTTGGCAGATCAGGGGTTTTCTAAGCCTATGGGCACTGTCTTGCCGGCAGTCACATGTTCCGCTCAGTCGACGCTACTGACAGGGCTTTTGCCTCGTGATCATGGTGTGGTCGCCAATGGTTGGTATTTCCGCGAACTTTCTGAAGTGATGTTCTGGAAGCAGTCGAATAAGCTGGTTCATGGTGAGCGCGTTTATGAGGCAGCAAAACACATAAAACCTGATTATACCACAGCGAAAATGTTCTGGTGGTATAACATGTATGCCCCCGTCGAATGGTCTGTTACTCCAAGGCCAAGTTATCCAGCCGATGGACGAAAAGTCTTTGATTCTTACAGTCAGCCAGAAAGTCTGAAAGACGAACTACAGTCAGAACTGGGAGTCTTCCCGCTATTGAAATTCTGGGGGCCTGGTGCGGATATTTCCAGTTCGCGTTGGATTGTCGATGCTTCGATTCAAGTGTTCCAGGATAAGAAACCAGACCTCACATTAGTTTATTTACCACACCTCGACTATAACCTCCAGCGGTTGGGAGTGAATGACTCTTCTATTAATCAGGACATTAGAGACATCGATCACGAGGCCGGACGCTTAATTCAAGTAGCTCAAAATGCTGGTGCTGAGGTCGTCGTACTTTCGGAGTATGCGATTACCGATGTTTCAAAACCGATTCATATTAATCGCATTTTGCGGGAACACGGCTGGTTACAGGTCAGGAAGGAAGCCTTGGGCTGGGAGACACTTGACTGTGGCGCATCTGCCGCTTTTGGCGTTGCTGATCATCAACTGGCTCATGTGTATATCGAAAACCCTCATCAAATTTCGGACGTCAAATCTTTGCTTGAAAAAGTTGATGGCATCGAAATGGTGCTTGATCAGAGTCAACAAGTCGAATTTGGAATCGACCACGCACGGTCTGGTGAACTTGTGGTTGTGGCAGCTCCGGGGGCTTGGTTTACCTATTATTTTTGGCTTGATGATCGTGTTGCCCCCGATTATGCACGTACCGTAGACATTCATCGCAAGCCAGGATACGACCCGGTTGAACTCTTTATTGATCCACAGATTCGGTTTCCAAAATTGCGAATCGCACGCCGATTAGCCCAGAAAAAATTAGGTTTTCGCTATTACATGGATTTGACTAGCCTGGATGCAAACCTAGTAAAAGGCAGTCATGGTCGATTACCTACACCGGGGAAAGAAGAGACCGAAGCGCCGGTATTCATCAGCTCTTCAAAAATGATTGAACGGGATGAGATTCCAATGACAGTTGTTAAAGAACTGCTGTTGGAATTGCAGTTTGGTAAATAA